The following coding sequences are from one Ovis canadensis isolate MfBH-ARS-UI-01 breed Bighorn chromosome 7, ARS-UI_OviCan_v2, whole genome shotgun sequence window:
- the RPL4 gene encoding large ribosomal subunit protein uL4, whose amino-acid sequence MACARPLISVYSEKGESSGKNVTLPAVFKAPIRPDIVNFVHTNLRKNNRQPYAVSELAGHQTSAESWGTGRAVARIPRVRGGGTHRSGQGAFGNMCRGGRMFAPTKTWRRWHRRVNTTQKRYAICSALAASALPALVMSKGHRIEEVPELPLVVEDKVEGYKKTKEAVLLLKKLKAWNDIKKVYASQRMRAGKGKMRNRRRIQRRGPCIIYNEDNGIIKAFRNIPGITLLNVSKLNILKLAPGGHVGRFCIWTESAFRKLDELYGTWRKAASLKSNYNLPMHKMLNTDLSRILKSPEIQRALRAPRKKIHRRVLKKNPLKNLRIMLKLNPYAKTMRRNTILRQARNHKIRMDKAAAALEAKSDQKGVQGKKPVVGNKEKKAVGDKKLKKPVVGKKAAGTKKPAAEKKPTEKKPTSEEKKAAA is encoded by the exons gcgTGTGCTCGTCCACTGATATCAGTGTACTCTGAAAAGGGGGAGTCATCTGGCAAAAATGTCACTTTGCCTGCTGTGTTTAAGGCTCCCATTCGACCCGATATTGTTAACTTCGTTCACACCAACTTGCGCAAAAACAACAGACAGCCCTATGCTGTCAGTGAATTAGCAG GTCATCAAACCAGTGCTGAGTCTTGGGGTACCGGCAGAGCTGTGGCTCGAATTCCCAGGGTTCGAGGTGGCGGGACTCACCGTTCTGGTCAGGGTGCTTTTGGAAAT ATGTGTCGTGGGGGCCGCATGTTTGCACCAACCAAGACCTGGCGACGTTGGCACCGCAGAGTGAATACAACGCAGAAGCGATACGCCATCTGCTCTGCACTGGCTGCCTCAGCCTTACCGGCGCTGGTCATGTCTAAAG GTCATCGTATAGAGGAAGTTCCTGAACTTCCTTTGGTGGTGGAAGATAAAGTTGAAGGCTACAAGAAGACCAAGGAGGCTGTTTTGCTTCTGAAGAAACTTAAGGCCTGGAATGATATCAAAAAG GTCTACGCCTCTCAGCGAATGAGAGCCggcaaaggcaaaatgagaaaccGGCGCCGCATCCAGCGCAGGGGACCCTGCATCATCTATAATGAGGACAATGGGATCATCAAGGCCTTCAGAAACATCCCTG GAATTACTCTGCTTAATGTAAGCAAGCTGAACATTTTGAAACTTGCTCCTGGTGGTCACGTGGGACGTTTCTGCATTTGGACTGAAAGTGCTTTCCGAAAGTTAGATGAGCTATATGGCACTTGGCGTAAAGCAGCCTCCCTCAAGAGTAACTACAA cCTCCCCATGCACAAGATGCTCAATACAGACCTTAGCAGAATCTTGAAAAGCCCAGAAATCCAAAGAGCACTCCGAGCACCACG CAAGAAGATTCATCGCAGAGTCCTGAAGAAGAATCCACTGAAAAACCTGAGAATCATGTTGAAGCTTAACCCGTACGCAAAGACCATGCGCCGGAACACCATTCTTCGGCAGGCCAGGAAT CACAAAATCCGCATGGATAAGGCAGCAGCAGCACTAGAAGCCAAATCAGATCAGAAGGGGGTTCAGGGCAAGAAGCCTGTGGtgggaaacaaagaaaagaaggctGTTGGTGATAAGAAGCTGAAGAAGCCTGTGGTGGGAAAAAAGGCTGCAGGGACCAAGAAACCAGCAGCTGAAAAGAAGCCCACAGAAAAGAAACCCACCTCAGAGGAAAAGAAGGCTGCTGCATaa